From the Xiphophorus hellerii strain 12219 chromosome 20, Xiphophorus_hellerii-4.1, whole genome shotgun sequence genome, the window GCACCGTGACACTAACGTAGCATCGTTGGTAGTACATGGGAGCCACTTCGTGCCAGTTGCCCTTGATGGGGTCGAACTTGCGCACGCTGTTGAAATGCTCCAGCCTGTCAAAGCCGCCGATGCAGTAGACGAAGTTGTTGAGAAAGATGGTGCCGTGGTAGGCGCGAGGACGCTCCGTGTTGTTGGTCACGTTGATCCAGCAGTCGGCGCGGACGTCGTACGCCTCGATGCCGTTGGTGGGACCGCCGCCGCTCCAGCCGCCGATGGCAAGTAGGATGCCAGTCGGCAACCGAGGGCGGGCCAGGGGGTTGCAGACACCGGTCAAATAAGGCCTGATTGAGAGCAGCTGGGTTATTGTCTTGGTGGCttcagagaggagagagagacaCGGTCCTTGCGTCAGCGTACTGGGCAGCACTTTGTCTCTGATGTAGTCCACGTCCAACAGGGCCAGCCGGATCTACAAAGAGATGACAAGACAGAGACTGTGCACAAGATCGAATTGATTTCACTTGATTTTATCAGTGGTCCTGATTGAATTATATTTTAGTACATGGGGGTGCACGCGTTTGGTTTCCCTAGAAAAAGCGACATCCGTTTAATGCAAGTCATAAGGTGAAAATCATGAACTATTTTACTGAATGTGAAAGCAGACGTGTACATGACAAGTGTATGGTTTGTCTATGTGACGTTTTGcgagttttctttgttttaacagcAGTATATGCCATCTGTATAGACTGGAATGAATCACATTCAGTGCAGAACCACACAATCAGGCATCACCAACCAGCTGAATTTAGAGTCAACATGCAGAAAAAACTATTGCTACCAACATATGATATTTGACTGTATAATATCTTATTTAACCCCCATATTTCCTCTACACACCAGCAATAAAAGTATGGTCACTTATTAGATTAACTATAACTAAACTGTGGACAGAGCGATTTTCTGCAATTTcaatgaaaaacagcaaaaaaaaaccaaacaaaaaataaataggtggcttgattaaaagaaattgtAAGGATAAAATATGATAAGAATGTAACTGGTGAAATGCTTGATTCTAATGATATTTccagtatttaattttttttttttttttgtatttctatgtTTTAGATGTAGGACAAGTCCAAGGACTTCCTTACTTGTCCACTAAATAACAAGTAAGGAAACCAAACCAGGAACCAGGAAGTAAAACTCCCAGCAAAATGAAGCACGCTTGTATTCTGGTTATGCTTAAGAAGTCCACAGGAAATTTAGTTTATAATTTACGACTATCGTAAACATTGTATTGTATTCAAACAAAAGGTCTTGAATGGTTGTCTCATGGTGGCCGGAGAACTTTCTGAAAATTCAGTAGACCTTAGAAGATCCAGTATACCCTAGCGCTGGGAAGTTTGACTCTTTTCAGACTCTTTTGGGTCTTAATTTATCATCCTGTGTTTTTGCTTCACTTTtcaaatatgaatgttttgtatggcataaattatttttgtatttgcttgCTTACAAAAGCAGGCATCCCCacttttgtgtaatattttaatcaacattttggtttttatttcacacataaaataaacaaatgagcTCAGTAACCAAACTACATCCTCAGTGCATGTTGGCATtaaaagtaaaggaaaaaaagaaaaaaagaaataaaaatcaatctgGGTAGGCTGATGCCGCGCTTTCTGCTCTTATTTAGTATTTGTCCAGTTTTTCAGAACACGCGGTCCAAAAAGAGGCAAGCTGCCATGTTGCAAATCAATGAGCAGGGCGGAGCCACTGAGAGTGAGAGCTGAGCAGcgaaaggaacaaaaaaaaaaagtgaagcttCAGTGTTGCCGCTGGAGTGGAGATCATATGGTTGGAGTCATTTGCAACACTCTGCATTACAGACAGGAGGGCAGAATATATGCCCTCCTGTCTCAGCCACAGAGAAACAAATACTTGCATTAATATTACTCCTATTTCTATCAATCGTACGCTTTTTATCTCCATCTGAAGGTGCGACATGTGAACGTGAAGGGAAAATAAAGAACACAATCAATCTATTAGAACATTATTGAAAAGccgatttatttttgtaacgtCACCACTAAGTGAAACAGAATATGTAGATTAATTatacacagatggatgtttgaccGCTTTAAGCTACTAACTACTTAACTACTGTACCTTAGAAAAGAGAGAAGGGAAGTGCGCCTGTCGCTCTTCGAGAGCATGACTGGTCCACCTTAAAATGGCCTCGTACACCGTCCTCTCCGTTTTTACGATCAAGTTGTCCGTTTCGATGATGTCGGTGAGCTCCCCGGCAGAGAGCAGCAGGAACTCCTCGCACAGGGCGACGGCCTCGAAGTGCTTCAGAATGTAGCAGTAGATCTTGAAGTGCAGCACGGGCTGCGGGCAGACGGTCGTCGTGTACCTCCACATCCCGATGCAGTTGTCCGGGTGGATCAGGTCCTCGATGAAGATGCAGCAGGCGTGCACGACTTCGGGCGCGCACAGCAGGTTGGCcgtcagcagcagctgctgtacGTTGCCCGCGGTGATGGTGAGGGAGTTGGTGTACGCGTAGTCGAGTATGAGCCCCATGACTTCCGCGGATATGCCTGGTATGTGGAAAATCTCTTGGTCGAGGCTGCAACTCCGTGTGAAGAGTTCGCTGAGGAGAAGGCAGGACAGAGAATCATATTTTACCCTGGTGCAATCGCAACTCttcaaaaaatgtatacataagcacagtaaaaaggaaaaattgaTAAGAACAGATACTACTAAGCTAATCAACTTGTGGTTATTCCTTAAACTGGCAAAAACCTTTGCGATCTAAGACAGCATCGAAATTGTTATCGCGTTATAACTTTATGTGTATTATAAAAGTGGcaggaaaaaagtttttgtgaCACATTTGTGGTGACtgagacaatctgtgaaaacatcaatCTCCTGCACCTCCCCTCTGAGCTACAATATCGATCCGCACGGATTCCTCCATCCcattcaaaaacaaccaatcagagtcggGAGGAAGGCCTCTGTCCCTGTCATGTTTGAAAGCTAGGATCAGTGTGCCTGAACTGAAACAATTTTTGTTTGAACGATGCCTTGAGACGACATTTGTTGTAAACCGGTGCCGTGTAAACAAGCCGAACCGAACTGAACTGGATCTGGGCCTTCAGCAAAAAACACTCAACCTGgtaaaagggaagaaaaaaagaaggacaAGCAGAAGAAGGAGAGGAGCATTGATATTTGATATGCGGCTGAAGAATCAGAGAGCCGAAGAAGATTTTCCATGCTCAATGCCCCAATGTGTCTTAAACtcggacaaaaaaaaaaaaaaaaaaaaacacactctcAGAGGCTGGTAACGCTCCAAGaataaaacagccaaaacacaaaCTCGGTGTGTCTGCACACAGACCAGCACAGCAGCAAGGCATGTTCTATTCACAAAGAACAGGCGAAAAGTTTCCTAGATGTGCTGGTGGAGACAAACCCCAGaggacttgcagctgtaattttaataaaatgtggcTCTTGAAAGGCTTGACTCGGAGGGGATGGAGCGCTTCTCAGAGTTTCACAACTCAAAAGCCAAagtccttttgttttttatatagttCAATGTTGTTCACTGCTTTGTACGTTCAAAAGATGAAAATACCTTTGCAAGAAGCACTAAAGCACAGCCATGTTATGATTCCTTTTTAAGGAAGTACAGGATATTCCAAACTATTTCGTCTGTGCCGTATATTTGTGCCAGTGCAAgcacatttttgaaaatctttttgtgATTGCACACAATTTAATTTGATGAAATATAAGTGGAAAtcataaacaaaatgcaaaaaaaaacaacaacaaacaaacaaaaaaacctttcaaATATGTGTAGGCCAAACAGTGATGTCAAGTTTTCTGAAATCCCTGTAGGTGAAATCCGTTCTGGAAGAATCGCAGGTCTGCTTCAAAATGCCTGATAAAACCGATTGGACAACCGGTTAACGTTCAGTTTGTTGAAAACTGGTCGGCTGACGCAGGATGACGTCTAAAATACGCAATGTGCGGCATATTTCAGGAAGAAACAAATGGAGTATCTGTTGATATCAACATAAATGAACCCGTTAATATTAGactaatctttttttctgtaactaGTTGTCCTTCTGCGCtacttatttatttccttttgctTAGGAAAAATATAGATATTGTTGCTTTCTGCTTGTGTCTTGGGGAGTGACGCCTCGTGTGTAAAAATGCCACGCAGTGGTGCAAACaaacaatggagggaggagAGATTTGCAGGTGTACAGATTGCAGTTTCCTTGAGTAAAATCACCCCGGTTAGCTCCAAACTGACCGTCTGAGTCAGTCATCGGGGAATGCCCGGAAGCAAGATGACCTCCGGTCTAAACGTGGTGCGTCGCCGGACACAGACGTAGTTCAACCCTTCTAACATCTGCGCTTCTTCTCTTTTGTTGAAACCCGGTGTTTGACACATTTCTGTTcctcgggggggggggggggggggggctacAGTCATCTCCTTCGTTTTGTTTGTTCGCGGACCAGAGCTCCGTCAGCTCGGCCTCAAGTCTGAGTCCAGAACACCGGAGCGTGAAATGGAAGTCTGAGCAGTGCACTTGCTTTTGAGATATTGACCAACTggtttggattaaaaaaaaaaaacaagaaaaagaaaaaaaaaactcgttGCTATGGTTATGGATCACCACAACTTGTCAGAGTGATATGTCAGAAAAACGAGGACGAAACaaaagtggggggaaaaaacggCGCAGTGCTACTCCAACGAGCTGCCGCATTCTTCTGCGCAATTCCGTCCCACTCAAATCCCCATCTGGACCAGAACATTGCCCCCCTTTTCCAGCTAATTAAAACATAACAAGTCACGTGACTTGCCCGACTTACCAGAAATACGGAGTGCAGTTGCAGAGGATGATCTTGTGAACTGGGAACCCGACGCCCTCGGCTATGATGACGGCGTCGGTTAACTTTCCCGCCAGGCGGAGCTGGTTGTACACCGAGTCCTGCTCGTTTGGATGCTGGACTTTGTCGCTCATTTTGAACTTTGGAAGAAATTAGAAACATGATCTCTGATTCGGTTGCTATGCAATCACAGCAACTTGGTGGAACTGTACctcagaaactgaaaaaaaaaaggggaaagtttgaaaaatgtttacctTCAAAATCCAACTCGGGCCTCTGACTGTCACAGCAGCGTGTTGACACACAGCGGCGGCGGATTTGAGAGAAACGGGACGAATGAATCACTCGAACATGACTCAggatatatatgtacatatacatatgcataattttaattttttatttattcgtttatttattttagctatGCCACTCCTATTTTGGCGAATCCTGTAGAATTTTTCTGCTAAACTCAGaaccaaaattaataaaataatctcaatttaaaTGTAGATTTAGTGAATATAATGGCGTTGTGGTCTGAtatgtctgtggttctttctgcttctttttactttttttttttaaacccaaatAGATGTGCAGATGAAAAACAGTTTCCATTTTCAGAAGGCTACCCAAAGAGCTTAACGTCAATTTAAAGGGACagactaaaaactaaaaaaattacgttctctgtaaaaacaaagcttttcaaaataaaagaaaaccccTCTTCAACTGGCCTTTTAGCAtgcacatttgcatttaaacttTCTATCAATCACATTGATCagtgatgtgacaaaaaaagtctgattttttctttctatccaACACTAAGGTGCCAAAGTAGAAACTGCCTGCTGAAATGCCACAAAACACCGAGTCAGCAGTTCTCTGATAACCTGATGGGTCCAAACGGCTTGTGACCAGCAGGGGGGGGTTCTTTTTAAACAAGACGCACCAGAACACAGAATAGtccacaatattttatttaaacaatttcattaaaacatttctttttaaaagcatgGCTTCGGGCCTACTACTCTGTCCCTGGAAAGGAAAAGGGatcatgtgaaataaaaggaCAATTtgaattattccaaaaaaaaataaatgaacaaacaaaacatgtaatgcaaaagaaaacaaattagtaaatcaaaacaaaagaaagcaaactcTTTAGTAATTTcaataataagcaaacaaactgtaaaaggaaaaaaacacacaaacacttcaAACGGTGGAACAAATCGTAGTCCAATTTCAATGCCTTTCAATGGGGCCAGAGGAGTCGTGTCCCGCTCGCTCAGCCTGTCCAATCAGCAACAGGTTGCCTTCAGAGCGGCCCAAACAAACACCGGCAAGACAAGACAAGACAGCAGACCGTCCAAGCGCTGCAACTCCAAAACAATCCCAGGAGTGGTAGCACAGCCGACCCAGGGAGAGAGCGGATCAAGCACACCAGCCACTTGGGCAGCCGTCATGTAGTAggggaaacaaagacacacacacctcgCAGCGGCCTGCTCAGCTATAAAGCTATTTGCCCCACCCACCAATCAACTGCACGCTACTTGATACACCTGGTGCACATAGTTGGGAGGGTGGAACACCATCCCACCACAGGCTCAAACTGGACGAGCAACTCAGAAATGTATTTCAGCCCAAGACCATTTAGTGCTTCTCAGACAAATAGCAGAATTTTAATGTTTGTCCTTTTTCATAAACATATTCCGATCATGACCCATTTTACTCATTTACTCCAACAAAACGAGTATATATTAGACTTAttaaaacacacacccacacgcacacacacacgccccccccccccccccccccccccccccacacacacacacacacacacacacacaccccaacaacAACTCCAGTCTTAGAAAACATCACCGCAGTTTACGCAAACACCGTCTTACAAATCCTGGCACCGCCTCCATGTTTTCCATCGGCTTTTATTTACGCGAGAGCCCGTGATTATTGGCGCGGAAAACGGAGGTGGGAGGCGTTGCGCCACCCATGAGCTTCACTCGCTGAGAAAGGAATGAATAGGCTACataagttatttgttttgttttgtttgcagcgTCTCCAGATGAAGCAAAGGCGTCCAGGCTTCACTTCGTTCCCGTTGCGTTTGCGTTCATTCCTCTTTATTTTCCTGAGAAGACAACACATTGGAGCGCTTCTCATTGTGTGCTAGTTTTGTGTGTCgttataattattattagtagcatttaattcatttttattattactattcaTCCGTTACTCTGGGAACAGATGCTGCCTGACAGACTTTGACGGCATTTCTTATGGGAGGACGACAAGTGGAACCTAATGTTACAAAGTTAATCGTGcaaagaataaaagctgatttttaaaaaaaaaaatacggtAAAAGTGCCTATTTATgcttcttgaacttttttacattataCAACCTCACAACCACTGTGATTTGATGTGACAGGCTTAACAAAAACAGCACACAATTGCGAAGGACACAGGGGTATTGCTCGTTTTGAcccgttttttgtttttttttttacaaataaaaatctgtcgTTTATGGCGAGACGCTTTCACTCTGAAGGCCTCGGAGGTTTGTTAGGGAACACGAGAGAGGAAACGGCGATGAGAAAAAGGTTTCGGGTTCAGGTTTACGGATGTTCGGTCCATCATCTAAAGACCGAGAGGAACAACTGCAATCCTAACAAAACAGGAACCTGCCCTGACCGGGCAAGAAGAACGTTCATCACAACAGCAGCCGAGTTAGAGTCAAATCTTTATGGAAAAGTAGCAAGTAAATTGTTTTTGCTGAATGATGGCCATAAAGTGTCTGATTTTGCAGTTTGCTATAAAACGCCTAGGGGACGAAGCCAGCATGTTGCTCGGTACGATCAAAccaaaactgaattatttggcTTTCACGCAAAAACTCTGTGTGGCGGAAAACCAAGGCGGCCTGCCACACCAAAACACGAgatcaacagaaaacaaagtggTGACAGATTCATGTTCTGGGGGAGAGGGACACAAAAGCTGGTCGgagttgatggaaagatgggAAGGGAATCCTGGAGGAAGAACAGAACCCTGTAAAAGACTGAAGTCTAAGGCAAGAGGtccaccttccagcaggaagaCGACCTCAAACGTACAGGTAGAACAGAAGGAGTCAGATCAAACTATATCCGGGTGCTAgagtgacctagtcaaagtcggAACTGGACTCAAATGACAAATCTATGGCAAGACCCGAACCTTCCCATTCGTTGACTCTAAACCCAAAGTctgactttgcaaaaatataaatctcCAGATTTATGTGCAAAGCTGGTCCGGAAGCGGCCATTAAAGACGTTGTTGCAGGAAGGACCAACCCACGCACAAACATACATGTTAGACATTTTGTGGTCAATTTAATCTGAAATTCTGGCATATTTCTTCTTCCAATTCACACTAATTTCTAGTGATTTCTCATAAACCTCGATAAAACTGAttgcagtttgtggttgtaatgtgacaaaatgttaaaaagtacCCAGAAGTATATTACAACAGTgttattaattatatatatatatatatatatatatatatatatatatatatatatatatatatatatatatatatatatataggctatatgtgtgtgtgtgtgtgtgtgggtgggtgcgCGGGTAGGGGCGGTCGGGGTGCAAACAGTATTTCTGTTTACAGTGTGGGGTTGTGGGGGCCACTGCTCCCTGTGGGGACATTTCCTTGGTCCCCTTGAGGGGTAATGCTGTTTATGGGTTGGGGTTTAGGTGTGTGATgtgtagggttagggtaaagATGTAAAGTGCGTGCATATAAAGTCTGTCTCCCATAAGcggagggggggggggaccaTCTTTCTTTCTCAGTTGTACCCACTTTCTAGGAAGTGCCTCCAGTGTCTGCTCAGTGtcattatgttttaaaagagatgaaatattaaattgcATGTAAGAGATCTCCTTACATGACTTTCTGTTGTTACCTCaataaatcatcatcattaatCTTCCACTGACGAACAGTGCCTACTGCTGCAGAGTGAGCCTCTCCAGAGATGATGTTAATGACTTCAACTGAGGAAAATGTAGCTGTCATCAATACACGCCCCCACGAggagtaaacacacacacacacacacttacacgcaacacactcacacatttgtcagttgttgtttttcttaaccTTTTTCTTGTCAGAAGCCTTTTTATGTGTATTGATTGCATATTTTTGGGCTGTTTAGAAACTCCTAATGTTGCCTCATCTCTTAAAGATTTAGCTggagctttttatttattttatttttttctgcgaGTCAATCTCAGCTAAATTCAGTACAAGATGATGCAAGTATTTTtggaggtgtttttttttttttactttctctccttcagttttcttctcttttttacataaacacaaTCTAATCACTTCAGCGCCGAGGCGAGACTTAAAAATTGATACATTGCAAATCATTGGCAGTAATTGCATGTTTGCAGAAAATGGCTCTGGTGACATTTGAGCGTGTCCCAGCGTGGCACTAAGCGGATCTTAAACTGCATCGATCACCAGGAAGCGCATTAGAGGCAAAACCCCGCGCACCTACGTCACATCGACTACATAAAAAGACGTCAGCTCAAAACCCGGCTCGGTTAATGAGCTCGTAAAATCTACACTCGAGtcataaaggggaaaaaaaatgaaaaaagaaagaaagtttggTGAAGTTATTATCCGAACTCCGAGGGAACctgaaaacaaaaggtaaattACGCTTTatctcctctgtgttttcttttccgAGAGCCAATAGGGAAACTGCTGACAAAGCagcgagcagcagcagcagcagcagcagcagcagcagcagcagcagcagcataatcGATAGATGGAAATTCACGAGGACCAGCGAGCAGCGGCGTGAAACTGTAGCCACATCacactgcttctaaaaaaaaaatatttaaaaaatcagtcgGCTaggaaaatgtagaaaagattGATTATCAGGCTTCTACGAGCCACTCGGTGCTGTACTCAAACAACTGGAATCAATAAGTCATGCTGCGAACAGAAACATTCAGTCTTCTTTTTCAGGTTGGTTCTgggaggggaagaaaaaaaaaaaaaaaaggcgtaATCGCAGCTTCAAACGCACGCGGTGTGTGCGCGCAAAAGGGCAAAGTCTAGTCAGGTGCCAACCAGCTTTAGGAACTTTGTGATCTATGACTAGTTTATTCAAACTCCCGAAGTCTGGCTTAAATTATTCGGattctgttccttttttttgtgatgcttccaaacaattttcttttcttttctttttttttttttggggggggggggggggggggggtctccTTTAGGGGCCTTGGGAGTTTGGATGGAGCTCAGAGCTGCTCTCCAGGTTTTAGGTTATCTCATGCATATCACAGTTCTGCACACGAATGCACTTCAGTCCCCAGTAGACGCGCCGTGTTTTCACCAACAGCTGAGTTCAATCAACTTA encodes:
- the LOC116710068 gene encoding kelch-like protein 10, producing MSDKVQHPNEQDSVYNQLRLAGKLTDAVIIAEGVGFPVHKIILCNCTPYFCELFTRSCSLDQEIFHIPGISAEVMGLILDYAYTNSLTITAGNVQQLLLTANLLCAPEVVHACCIFIEDLIHPDNCIGMWRYTTTVCPQPVLHFKIYCYILKHFEAVALCEEFLLLSAGELTDIIETDNLIVKTERTVYEAILRWTSHALEERQAHFPSLFSKIRLALLDVDYIRDKVLPSTLTQGPCLSLLSEATKTITQLLSIRPYLTGVCNPLARPRLPTGILLAIGGWSGGGPTNGIEAYDVRADCWINVTNNTERPRAYHGTIFLNNFVYCIGGFDRLEHFNSVRKFDPIKGNWHEVAPMYYQRCYVSVTVLNGCIYAIGGYDGHMRLSTAEYYRPELNQWTLIAPMQEQRSDANCTTLNNKIYICGGFNGHDCLQTAEYYSPETNQWTMISPMNSQRSGIGVVAYAGHVYAVGGFDGNSRLRSVEAYNPETNAWTNVASMITTRSNFGIEVVEDRLFVVGGFNGFTTSYHVECYDATRNEWLEVCGMGIFRSAVSCCVIAGLPNMPEYVVPRDALPLLPIEEDHETDSGDSS